A genomic region of Streptosporangium lutulentum contains the following coding sequences:
- a CDS encoding AIM24 family protein, with product MRSSFFGNLEQGQVPGHFTLQNSKMVRVHLNGEVLARQGSMVAFQGKMDFDYEGSGGMGRFLKKMVTGEGAPLMRVRGQGTLFLADNADDVHLFYLENEAITVNGTNLLAFDPQLTWDIQRLQGAGIATGGLFNTTIQGTGWVAVTAHGAPVLLDTSDAPTFADSQSAVCWSAGLRVGVNRTMKAGALIGRGSGEAAQLAFQGAGFVLVQASEGPIMPQSGG from the coding sequence GTGCGTAGCTCGTTCTTCGGAAACCTGGAGCAGGGTCAGGTACCCGGCCATTTCACCCTGCAGAACTCCAAGATGGTGCGGGTGCACCTGAACGGAGAGGTGCTGGCGCGGCAGGGCTCCATGGTCGCCTTCCAGGGAAAGATGGACTTCGACTACGAGGGCTCCGGCGGGATGGGCCGGTTCCTGAAAAAAATGGTCACCGGAGAGGGCGCGCCGCTGATGCGGGTCCGCGGGCAGGGCACGCTCTTCCTGGCCGACAACGCCGACGACGTTCACCTGTTCTATCTGGAGAACGAGGCGATCACCGTCAACGGGACGAACCTGCTGGCCTTCGACCCTCAGCTCACCTGGGACATCCAGCGCCTCCAGGGCGCCGGCATCGCCACCGGCGGCCTGTTCAACACCACGATCCAGGGCACCGGCTGGGTGGCGGTCACGGCGCACGGCGCACCCGTGCTGCTCGACACCTCCGACGCGCCGACCTTCGCCGACAGCCAGTCCGCGGTGTGCTGGAGCGCCGGGCTGCGCGTGGGCGTCAACCGCACCATGAAGGCGGGTGCGCTGATCGGCCGCGGGAGCGGCGAGGCCGCGCAGCTCGCGTTCCAGGGCGCGGGCTTCGTGCTGGTTCAGGCCAGTGAAGGCCCGATCATGCCGCAGAGCGGCGGCTGA
- a CDS encoding RibD family protein, translated as MKDRPYVLLSCAMSVDGYIDDSSPERLLLSNDEDFDRVDEVRATCDAILVGAGTVRRDDPRLLVRSQARRRERVARGVPPSPAKVTLTTAGDLDPSSRFFAAGDAEKIVYAASAAVGKLSARLGEAGTDAEVVDAGDPVELRRLLGDLAGRGVRRLMVEGGASVHTRFLQEDLVDELHLVIAPFFVGDSTAPRFVRDGGFPHDRRRRMDLAEVRKMGDVTLLRYLL; from the coding sequence GTGAAGGATCGTCCCTATGTGCTGTTGAGCTGCGCGATGTCCGTCGACGGATACATCGACGACAGCTCCCCGGAGCGGCTCCTGCTCTCCAACGACGAGGACTTCGACCGGGTCGACGAGGTGCGGGCCACCTGCGACGCGATCCTGGTGGGAGCGGGCACCGTCCGCCGTGACGATCCCCGGCTCCTGGTCCGGTCGCAGGCCCGCAGGCGGGAAAGGGTCGCACGAGGGGTGCCGCCGTCGCCCGCGAAGGTGACGCTGACCACGGCGGGGGACCTCGATCCGTCCAGCCGCTTCTTCGCCGCCGGTGACGCGGAGAAGATCGTTTATGCCGCGTCGGCCGCCGTCGGCAAGCTCTCCGCCCGCCTCGGCGAGGCCGGGACGGACGCCGAGGTCGTCGACGCGGGCGACCCCGTGGAGCTCCGCCGTCTTCTCGGAGACCTGGCCGGGCGCGGGGTGCGCCGGCTGATGGTCGAGGGCGGGGCCTCGGTGCACACCCGGTTCCTCCAGGAAGATCTGGTGGACGAGCTCCATCTCGTGATCGCCCCGTTCTTCGTCGGCGACTCCACCGCCCCGCGTTTCGTCCGGGACGGCGGCTTTCCCCACGATCGCCGGCGCCGGATGGACCTGGCGGAGGTCCGCAAGATGGGCGACGTCACCCTCCTGCGGTACCTCCTGTGA
- the chvE gene encoding multiple monosaccharide ABC transporter substrate-binding protein, translating into MKLAKLATASVGLALAMVVTACGSSTKTVDQAASSSAAPGDALVGVTMPTKSSERWIHDGDNVKGALEKLGYKVDLQYAENDIPTQVNQIENQITRGAKLLIIASIDGTALTTQLQEAADKKIPVIAYDRLIRNSPNVDYYATFDNFKVGVQQATSLLVGLGLKKEDGSDGDAKGPFNIEVFAGSPDDNNATFFFNGAMETLKPYIDKGTLVVKSGQVDFKTVAILRWDPATAQKRMEDVLTKTYSGGDAKVQGVLSPYDGLSIGILSALKSNGYGTADQPYPVVTGQDAEAASVKSIIAGEQYSTIYKDTRQLADVTVKMADAVLKGAKPEVNNTTDYDNGSKVVPSYLLDPVIVYKDNYKQLLVDSGYYTEDQLK; encoded by the coding sequence ATGAAGCTAGCGAAGCTGGCCACCGCCTCGGTGGGCCTGGCTCTCGCCATGGTGGTAACCGCCTGTGGCTCGAGCACCAAGACCGTCGACCAGGCCGCGTCGAGTTCGGCCGCGCCGGGCGACGCCCTGGTCGGCGTCACCATGCCCACCAAGTCGTCCGAGCGCTGGATCCACGACGGCGACAACGTCAAGGGCGCCCTGGAGAAGCTGGGCTACAAGGTCGACCTGCAGTACGCGGAGAACGACATTCCCACGCAGGTCAACCAGATCGAGAACCAGATCACCAGGGGCGCCAAGCTGCTGATCATCGCCTCGATCGACGGCACCGCGCTCACCACCCAGCTGCAGGAAGCGGCCGACAAGAAGATCCCGGTGATCGCCTACGACCGGCTCATCCGCAACAGCCCCAACGTCGACTACTACGCCACCTTCGACAACTTCAAGGTGGGTGTGCAGCAGGCGACCTCGCTGCTGGTGGGCCTCGGGCTGAAGAAGGAGGACGGTTCCGACGGCGACGCCAAGGGCCCGTTCAACATCGAGGTCTTCGCCGGCTCGCCGGACGACAACAACGCCACCTTCTTCTTCAACGGCGCCATGGAGACCCTGAAGCCCTACATCGACAAGGGCACGCTGGTCGTCAAGAGCGGCCAGGTCGACTTCAAGACCGTCGCGATCCTGCGCTGGGACCCGGCCACCGCGCAGAAGCGCATGGAGGACGTGCTCACCAAGACCTACTCCGGCGGTGACGCCAAGGTCCAGGGCGTGCTCTCGCCGTACGACGGTCTGTCCATCGGCATCCTGTCGGCGCTGAAGAGCAACGGGTACGGCACCGCCGACCAGCCCTACCCGGTCGTCACCGGCCAGGACGCCGAGGCCGCCTCGGTGAAGTCGATCATCGCGGGTGAGCAGTACTCCACGATCTACAAGGACACCCGCCAGCTCGCCGACGTCACCGTCAAGATGGCCGACGCCGTGCTCAAGGGCGCCAAGCCCGAGGTGAACAACACCACGGACTACGACAACGGCAGCAAGGTCGTCCCGTCCTACCTGCTCGACCCCGTGATCGTCTACAAGGACAACTACAAGCAGCTCCTGGTCGACTCCGGCTACTACACCGAAGACCAGCTCAAGTAG
- the mmsA gene encoding multiple monosaccharide ABC transporter ATP-binding protein: protein MTDHILQMRGITKTFPGVKALQDVNLTVRKGEIHAICGENGAGKSTLMKVLSGVYPYGSYDGEIYFDGELSQFSDIRQSEKLGIVIIHQELALSPHLSIAENIFLGNERAKRGLIDWNRTNAEAMELLERVGLHENPVTRAMDIGVGKQQLVEIAKALSKRVRLLILDEPTAALNDEDSAHLLNLLRGLRDEGITSVIISHKLNEIRAVADSTTILRDGRTIETLDMRNDAVSEDRIISGMVGRDLDNRYPPHEPKIGEEVLRIEDWTVHSPSQRGRVVVSGANLMLRRGEIVGLAGLMGAGRTELAMSVFGRSYGTDISGRVYKNGKEIQLRSVGEAIHHGLAYATEDRKRYGLNLIEDIKRNVSAAALGKLAKRGWVDDNEEYRVASDFRTEMNIKAPSVLSVTGKLSGGNQQKVVLAKWMFTDPDVLILDEPTRGIDVGAKYEIYSIINKLADQGKAILVISSELPELLGICDRIYALSAGRVTGEVSRADATPERLMQFMTKEKE from the coding sequence ATGACCGACCACATACTTCAAATGCGCGGGATCACCAAGACGTTCCCGGGCGTCAAGGCACTTCAGGACGTCAACCTGACGGTGCGAAAAGGCGAGATACACGCGATCTGCGGAGAGAACGGCGCCGGCAAGTCGACCCTGATGAAGGTCCTGTCCGGCGTCTACCCCTACGGCTCCTACGACGGCGAGATCTACTTCGACGGTGAGCTGAGCCAGTTCTCCGACATCAGGCAGAGCGAGAAACTCGGCATCGTGATCATCCATCAGGAGCTGGCGCTCAGCCCGCACCTGTCGATCGCCGAGAACATCTTCCTGGGCAACGAGAGGGCCAAGCGCGGCCTGATCGACTGGAACCGTACGAACGCCGAGGCCATGGAGCTGCTCGAACGGGTCGGGCTGCACGAGAACCCGGTGACGCGCGCGATGGACATCGGCGTGGGCAAGCAGCAGCTGGTGGAGATCGCCAAGGCGCTGTCCAAGCGGGTCCGGCTGCTCATCCTCGACGAGCCGACCGCGGCGCTCAACGACGAGGACTCGGCGCACCTGCTCAACCTGCTGCGCGGGCTGCGCGACGAGGGCATCACCTCAGTGATCATCTCGCACAAGCTGAACGAGATCCGGGCCGTCGCCGACTCCACGACGATCCTGCGGGACGGGCGGACGATCGAGACCCTGGACATGAGGAACGACGCGGTCTCCGAGGACCGGATCATCTCGGGCATGGTCGGCCGCGACCTCGACAACCGCTACCCGCCGCACGAACCGAAGATCGGCGAGGAGGTGCTGCGGATCGAGGACTGGACCGTGCACAGCCCCTCCCAGCGCGGTCGTGTCGTCGTGTCCGGCGCCAACCTGATGCTGCGCCGCGGCGAGATCGTCGGCCTGGCGGGTCTCATGGGCGCCGGCCGTACCGAGCTGGCGATGAGCGTGTTCGGCCGCAGCTACGGGACCGACATCTCCGGCCGCGTCTACAAGAACGGCAAGGAGATCCAGCTCCGCTCGGTCGGCGAGGCGATCCATCACGGGCTGGCCTACGCCACCGAGGATCGCAAGCGGTACGGGCTCAACCTGATCGAGGACATCAAGCGCAACGTCTCGGCCGCGGCGCTGGGGAAGCTGGCCAAACGCGGCTGGGTCGACGACAACGAGGAATACCGGGTCGCCAGCGACTTCCGCACCGAGATGAACATCAAGGCCCCCAGCGTCCTGTCGGTCACCGGAAAGCTCAGCGGCGGCAACCAGCAGAAGGTCGTGCTGGCGAAGTGGATGTTCACCGACCCCGACGTGCTGATCCTCGACGAACCCACCCGCGGCATCGACGTGGGCGCCAAGTACGAGATCTACTCGATCATCAACAAGCTCGCCGACCAGGGCAAAGCCATCCTGGTCATATCCTCGGAGCTTCCCGAGCTCCTCGGCATCTGCGATCGCATCTACGCGCTGTCCGCCGGCCGCGTCACCGGTGAGGTCTCAAGGGCGGACGCCACCCCGGAGCGGCTCATGCAGTTCATGACCAAGGAAAAGGAGTAA
- a CDS encoding deaminase, with amino-acid sequence MTAAEGDRDWLRLACDLAELCPSSDTAFSVGAVVVAADGEEIARGYSRETDQHVHAEESALSKISPDDPRLAGATIYSSLEPCSTRSSRPRTCTRLILDSGIRRVVMAWREPLLFVDCHGAEELAAAGVTVLEIPELAWRAREPNAHLLSR; translated from the coding sequence GTGACGGCCGCCGAGGGCGACCGCGACTGGTTGCGGCTCGCATGCGACCTGGCGGAGCTGTGCCCGTCCTCCGACACGGCCTTCTCGGTCGGCGCGGTGGTCGTCGCCGCCGACGGCGAGGAGATCGCCCGCGGATACTCGCGGGAGACCGACCAGCACGTCCACGCGGAGGAGTCGGCGCTCAGCAAGATCTCCCCCGATGACCCCAGGCTGGCCGGCGCCACGATCTACAGCAGCCTGGAGCCGTGCAGCACGCGCAGCTCGCGCCCGAGGACCTGCACCCGGCTGATCCTGGACAGCGGCATCCGGCGAGTGGTGATGGCCTGGCGGGAGCCGCTGCTCTTCGTCGACTGCCACGGTGCGGAGGAGCTCGCGGCGGCGGGGGTCACCGTGCTGGAGATCCCCGAACTGGCATGGCGCGCCCGCGAGCCCAACGCCCATCTCCTCTCCCGCTGA
- a CDS encoding damage-control phosphatase ARMT1 family protein → MADGDIRRGPGRLGVPSDASVILSDVPGSFTWKVLHERHPALIQKVRDATPYDPDRLRALDLLLGEITEGVIGPLRGATHDRDLWESWDRGHLGRRWDDAPFLWAESYFYRKLLAAVGYFDPGPWWGVDPFEPFKQAELFGGAVDDELRALDGFSALSPGEQAQALTLKALWGNRADLGFLISAGGSGLDVRVPGLVADDSALVWSMIDDLSAAGASPAGDGSPAGGGPAAGDGSPTGGASAAGGRSSAGGASPAGGRSSRVCLVADNAGNELLPDLVLIDHLLHARGVEEVVLHVKPSPYYVSDAMMADVVACLRRMSAAGGRAGEIGGRLREAMGSGRLLVRAHAFACAPLPYEEMPGDLREDFASASLTIMKGDLNYRRLVGDRYWPPTTPFAVATEYFPGPVAALRTLKSEVVVGLEAGTVTALEASGKPWRVSGTHGLIQARS, encoded by the coding sequence GTGGCAGACGGTGATATCCGGAGGGGACCCGGACGGCTCGGGGTGCCGTCCGACGCGTCCGTGATCCTGAGCGACGTGCCCGGTTCCTTCACCTGGAAGGTCCTCCACGAGCGGCACCCCGCCCTGATCCAGAAGGTCCGCGATGCCACGCCGTACGATCCGGACCGGCTTCGGGCGCTCGACCTTCTGCTCGGGGAGATCACCGAAGGTGTGATCGGGCCGCTGCGGGGCGCCACGCACGATCGGGACCTCTGGGAGAGCTGGGATCGGGGCCACCTCGGGCGGCGATGGGACGACGCGCCGTTCCTGTGGGCGGAGAGCTACTTCTACCGCAAGCTCCTCGCCGCGGTCGGATACTTCGATCCCGGTCCGTGGTGGGGTGTGGATCCCTTCGAGCCGTTCAAGCAGGCCGAGCTGTTCGGCGGAGCCGTCGACGACGAGCTCCGCGCGCTCGACGGGTTCTCCGCCCTGAGCCCGGGGGAGCAGGCCCAGGCGTTGACGCTGAAGGCGCTGTGGGGAAACCGGGCGGATCTCGGATTTCTGATCTCCGCCGGGGGCTCGGGGCTCGACGTTCGGGTTCCGGGCCTGGTGGCCGACGACAGCGCGCTCGTCTGGTCGATGATCGACGACCTTTCGGCGGCCGGCGCCTCACCGGCGGGCGATGGTTCGCCGGCCGGGGGCGGACCCGCGGCGGGCGACGGTTCGCCGACCGGCGGGGCCTCCGCGGCGGGCGGTCGCTCCTCGGCCGGCGGCGCCTCACCGGCGGGCGGTCGCTCCTCGCGGGTCTGCCTCGTCGCGGACAACGCCGGGAACGAACTGTTGCCGGACCTCGTCCTGATCGACCACCTGCTGCACGCCCGGGGCGTGGAGGAGGTCGTCCTCCACGTCAAGCCGTCTCCCTACTACGTGTCCGACGCCATGATGGCGGACGTCGTCGCCTGCCTGCGGCGCATGTCGGCGGCCGGTGGCAGGGCCGGTGAGATCGGCGGACGGCTCCGGGAGGCGATGGGATCGGGGCGGCTGCTCGTGCGGGCACACGCCTTCGCGTGCGCGCCCCTGCCGTACGAGGAGATGCCCGGCGACCTGAGGGAGGACTTCGCGTCCGCCTCATTGACGATCATGAAGGGCGACCTGAACTACCGGCGGCTGGTCGGCGATCGGTACTGGCCGCCGACCACGCCGTTCGCCGTGGCCACCGAATATTTTCCCGGTCCCGTGGCGGCCCTGCGGACCCTGAAGTCCGAGGTGGTGGTCGGCCTCGAAGCCGGGACGGTCACGGCTCTGGAGGCGAGCGGAAAACCGTGGCGCGTCAGTGGCACACACGGCCTGATCCAGGCCAGATCGTGA
- a CDS encoding maleylpyruvate isomerase family mycothiol-dependent enzyme: MTSESKDPLADLDPFDVFDAEAARLDRHFSRLDEEAWSSPSRCEGWSVRDVLGHLAGEELYNHACLDDDLEGFFATLEREGVGGGFSGFNEWCVRSRRDVPVREVLEEWRRANGETRERMRALGREAELRTSAGPYPVGLQAFHYDSEYATHADDVGAPVSEDEAGERTRWRARVGAFVLDELGSGIKTDLTGEGVVVRADGRSERMPAEVFVETTVGRLPDDHPLDRRLRTALRCLA, from the coding sequence ATGACCTCAGAATCGAAGGATCCACTGGCGGATCTCGACCCTTTCGACGTCTTCGACGCCGAGGCCGCCCGCCTGGACCGGCACTTCTCGCGGCTCGACGAGGAAGCCTGGAGTTCCCCCTCCCGGTGCGAGGGCTGGTCGGTGCGGGACGTCCTCGGGCACCTCGCCGGCGAGGAGCTGTACAACCACGCCTGCCTCGACGACGACCTTGAGGGTTTCTTCGCGACGCTCGAACGCGAAGGGGTGGGAGGCGGCTTCAGCGGCTTCAACGAGTGGTGCGTACGGAGCCGCCGGGACGTGCCCGTCCGGGAGGTGCTGGAGGAGTGGCGGCGGGCGAACGGGGAGACGCGCGAGCGCATGCGCGCGCTCGGTCGCGAGGCGGAGCTGCGAACCTCGGCGGGACCGTACCCGGTGGGCCTGCAGGCCTTCCACTACGACTCGGAGTACGCCACCCACGCCGACGACGTGGGAGCGCCCGTCTCGGAGGACGAGGCCGGCGAGCGGACGCGGTGGCGGGCCAGGGTGGGCGCGTTCGTGCTCGACGAGCTGGGCTCGGGAATCAAGACCGACCTGACCGGCGAGGGAGTCGTGGTGCGGGCGGACGGCAGGAGCGAGAGGATGCCCGCGGAGGTGTTCGTCGAGACGACGGTCGGCCGGTTGCCGGACGATCACCCACTCGACCGCAGGCTCAGGACCGCCCTGCGGTGCCTCGCCTGA